Proteins encoded in a region of the Agromyces protaetiae genome:
- a CDS encoding type I restriction endonuclease codes for MEFEDRFTALATKVSNQASAIGTEEATKNAFVMPFISTILGYDVFDPLEVVPEFTADVGIKKGEKVDYAIMRDGEVQILIECKASTGVPKVEHASQLFRYFSTTNARIAALTNGAVWQFFTDLDAPNRMDSKPFLVLDLLDIDETLLPEVQKLSKDSFDLESIINAAEELKYVGALKREIASQFRSPSDEWVKFFTTRVYEGSFTQRVREQFTGLVEKASRQFLTESVNDRLKTALGAGAGVRPMEDASVVTSEAAAESDLDRDTEIETTLVELEGYQIVKAIACGETKPQRITHRDAKSYFAVLLDDNNRKPIARLHFNARQKYLGLLDADKVETRHPLESLDQIYEHADAIRESVVRYR; via the coding sequence ATGGAGTTCGAGGATCGATTTACTGCGCTCGCAACGAAGGTCAGCAACCAAGCGTCCGCGATCGGTACTGAAGAGGCGACGAAGAATGCGTTCGTCATGCCGTTCATCTCGACGATCCTCGGGTACGACGTGTTCGACCCGCTGGAGGTCGTCCCTGAATTCACCGCAGATGTCGGGATTAAGAAAGGCGAGAAGGTCGACTACGCGATCATGCGTGACGGCGAAGTGCAGATCCTGATCGAGTGCAAGGCCTCGACCGGCGTTCCGAAGGTGGAGCACGCGTCGCAGCTGTTTCGATACTTCTCAACGACCAACGCGCGAATAGCGGCCCTGACGAACGGCGCGGTCTGGCAGTTCTTCACGGATCTCGACGCACCGAACCGAATGGACTCGAAGCCCTTCCTCGTGCTCGATCTCCTCGACATCGACGAGACGTTGCTTCCCGAAGTCCAGAAGCTGAGCAAAGACAGCTTCGACCTGGAATCGATCATCAATGCGGCCGAAGAGCTCAAGTATGTCGGTGCACTCAAGCGTGAGATCGCATCGCAGTTCCGCTCGCCCAGCGACGAATGGGTTAAGTTCTTCACGACCCGGGTATATGAAGGCTCGTTTACGCAGCGCGTGCGGGAGCAGTTCACCGGGCTGGTCGAGAAAGCCTCGCGTCAGTTCCTCACGGAAAGCGTGAACGACCGCCTCAAGACGGCGCTTGGAGCTGGCGCAGGAGTGCGGCCGATGGAGGACGCGTCGGTGGTGACGAGCGAAGCGGCCGCGGAGAGCGATCTCGACCGAGACACGGAAATCGAGACCACGCTGGTGGAACTCGAGGGCTATCAGATCGTGAAGGCAATTGCCTGCGGCGAGACCAAGCCGCAGCGCATCACCCATCGCGATGCGAAGAGCTATTTCGCCGTCCTTCTCGATGACAACAACCGAAAGCCGATCGCCCGCCTGCATTTCAACGCCCGCCAGAAGTACCTCGGGTTGCTCGACGCGGACAAGGTCGAAACGAGACATCCGCTCGAATCGCTCGACCAGATCTATGAGCATGCGGACGCCATCCGGGAATCGGTCGTGCGATACCGGTAG
- the pta gene encoding phosphate acetyltransferase — protein MAHSIYLCSAEGNTGKSTVALGVLETLTRRVTRVGVFRPVARSTDERDYVLDLLLAHEAVVQIDYEEAVGVGYDDVHADPEGALATIVRRFKAIEARCDAVVIVGTDYTDVGSPTELWFNARIAANLGVPVLLVLGGRAPEGRGHSEQLGDEVARTPDEMAQLAELAVDELTREHATLLGIVANRADPERLDEIVDAVSHAARTEVATSRTVTADGVHVWAIPEDRYLVAPSMRTIMHAVDGELLSGDSELLNREALAVVIAAMGMENVLARLIEGAVVVVPGDRSEVLLGVLTAHASATFPSISGIVLVGGFPLSETVERLIEGLRAQLPIIRTELSSYATAVAITQARGRLAAESQRKRDTALALFEQHIDAQRLLDLLDVARPDVITPIMFEYQLLERARSARKHIVLPEGYDDRILRAAATLLAREVADLTILGEEIEIRSRAIGLGLDLSKATVISSHDPVMSYKFAEEYRKRRAHKGVTLEQARERVQDVSYFGTMMVELGLADGMVSGAAHTTAHTIRPSFEIIKTRPGVEVVSSVFLMALADRVLVYGDCAIVPDPTAEQLADIAISSAQTAAQFGIEPRVAMLSYSTGESGSGADVDKVRQATALVRERAPELAVEGPIQYDAAADAAVARTKLPQSDVAGRATVFIFPDLNTGNNTYKAVQRSAGAVAIGPVLQGLRKPVNDLSRGALVQDIVNTVAITAIQAAESVQAVEALPVVEEPA, from the coding sequence GTGGCGCACAGCATCTACCTCTGCTCCGCTGAGGGCAACACCGGGAAATCGACCGTCGCACTCGGCGTGCTCGAGACCCTGACGAGACGCGTGACCCGGGTCGGCGTCTTCCGCCCCGTCGCCCGATCCACCGACGAACGCGACTACGTGCTCGATCTGCTGCTCGCCCACGAAGCGGTCGTGCAGATCGACTACGAAGAGGCGGTGGGCGTCGGCTACGACGACGTGCATGCCGACCCCGAGGGCGCGCTCGCGACCATCGTGCGCCGCTTCAAGGCGATCGAGGCGCGCTGCGACGCGGTCGTGATCGTCGGCACCGACTACACCGACGTCGGCAGCCCCACCGAGCTGTGGTTCAACGCGCGCATCGCGGCCAACCTGGGCGTGCCCGTGCTCCTGGTGCTCGGCGGGCGGGCGCCCGAAGGGCGCGGCCACTCCGAGCAGCTCGGCGATGAGGTCGCACGCACGCCCGACGAGATGGCACAGCTCGCCGAGCTCGCCGTCGACGAGCTCACGCGCGAGCACGCGACCCTGCTCGGCATCGTCGCCAACCGCGCCGACCCCGAGCGGCTCGACGAGATCGTCGACGCGGTCTCGCACGCCGCCCGCACCGAGGTCGCCACGTCACGCACGGTGACGGCCGACGGCGTGCACGTGTGGGCGATCCCCGAGGACCGCTATCTCGTCGCGCCCTCGATGCGCACGATCATGCATGCGGTCGACGGCGAGCTGCTGTCGGGCGACAGCGAGCTGCTGAACCGTGAGGCGCTCGCGGTCGTGATCGCCGCGATGGGCATGGAGAACGTCCTCGCCCGGCTCATCGAGGGCGCCGTCGTCGTGGTGCCCGGCGATCGCAGCGAGGTGCTGCTCGGCGTCCTCACCGCGCACGCGTCCGCGACGTTCCCGTCGATCTCGGGCATCGTGCTCGTCGGCGGGTTCCCGCTCTCCGAGACGGTCGAACGGCTCATCGAGGGGCTCCGCGCGCAGCTGCCGATCATTCGCACGGAACTCAGCAGCTACGCGACCGCGGTCGCGATCACGCAGGCGCGCGGTCGGCTCGCGGCCGAGTCGCAGCGCAAGCGCGACACCGCGCTCGCGCTCTTCGAGCAGCACATCGACGCGCAACGGCTCCTCGATCTGCTCGACGTCGCGCGGCCCGACGTGATCACGCCGATCATGTTCGAGTACCAGTTGCTCGAGCGGGCGCGCAGCGCCCGAAAGCACATCGTGCTCCCCGAGGGCTACGACGACCGCATCCTGCGCGCGGCGGCGACGCTGCTCGCACGTGAGGTCGCCGACCTCACGATCCTGGGTGAAGAGATCGAGATCCGCTCGCGCGCGATCGGGCTCGGCCTCGACCTGTCGAAGGCGACGGTCATCTCCAGCCACGACCCCGTGATGTCGTACAAGTTCGCCGAGGAGTACCGCAAGCGCCGTGCGCACAAGGGCGTCACGCTCGAGCAGGCCCGCGAGCGGGTGCAGGACGTGTCGTACTTCGGCACGATGATGGTCGAGCTCGGGCTCGCCGACGGCATGGTGTCCGGTGCGGCGCATACGACGGCGCACACGATCCGGCCGTCGTTCGAGATCATCAAGACGCGTCCCGGCGTCGAGGTCGTGTCGAGCGTGTTCCTCATGGCGCTCGCCGATCGCGTGCTCGTGTACGGCGACTGCGCGATCGTGCCCGACCCGACCGCCGAGCAGCTCGCCGACATCGCGATCTCCTCCGCGCAGACGGCGGCGCAGTTCGGCATCGAGCCGCGGGTCGCCATGCTCTCCTACTCGACGGGGGAGTCGGGGTCGGGCGCCGACGTCGACAAGGTGCGGCAGGCTACGGCGCTCGTGCGCGAGCGCGCACCCGAGCTCGCGGTCGAGGGGCCGATCCAGTACGACGCGGCGGCCGATGCGGCCGTCGCGCGCACCAAGCTTCCGCAATCGGATGTCGCGGGGCGGGCGACGGTCTTCATCTTCCCCGACCTCAACACCGGCAACAACACGTACAAGGCGGTGCAGCGCTCGGCCGGCGCCGTCGCGATCGGGCCGGTGCTGCAGGGCCTGCGCAAGCCGGTCAACGACCTCTCGCGGGGCGCGCTCGTGCAGGACATCGTGAACACCGTCGCGATCACCGCCATCCAGGCCGCGGAGAGCGTGCAGGCCGTCGAGGCGCTGCCGGTCGTCGAGGAGCCGGCGTGA
- a CDS encoding TraR/DksA family transcriptional regulator, with amino-acid sequence MTRSFTPERIAKFELALLAERREAENRLAEHREGMAEVRVARSDANADDEHDPEGPTMTQEWSQRTAVLADAESELAEVLRALDRLADGTYGVCARCGKPIMVARLEARPTATLCIDCARLVR; translated from the coding sequence ATGACCAGGTCGTTCACCCCGGAACGCATCGCCAAGTTCGAGCTCGCCCTGCTCGCCGAGCGACGCGAAGCCGAGAACCGGCTCGCCGAGCACCGCGAGGGCATGGCCGAGGTCCGGGTCGCGAGATCCGACGCGAACGCCGACGACGAGCACGACCCCGAGGGCCCGACGATGACCCAGGAATGGTCGCAGCGCACGGCGGTGCTCGCCGACGCCGAGTCCGAGCTCGCCGAGGTGCTCCGCGCCCTCGACCGGCTCGCCGACGGCACCTACGGCGTCTGCGCGCGCTGCGGCAAACCCATCATGGTCGCCCGGCTCGAGGCCCGCCCCACCGCGACGCTCTGCATCGACTGCGCCCGCCTCGTGCGCTGA
- a CDS encoding helicase HerA-like domain-containing protein, translating to MSDDAVQQAKAAAEAAAAAAEALQVQAQEAIRKAEAAAALAQAALDAQVAAEHGAAQSSAADASAAAEPEESAQPEASAQPGASAPRQSSVQPEASAPRQSSVQPEASVQPEASVQPEASAPGQATVSLDAPVPGDSTATPGPLDQGAVDAIRAGYLFDGPALELGALVNGDPLPGVPVRIPIAMTNRHGLVAGATGTGKTRTLQLLAEQLSAAGVAVFAADIKGDLSGIAEPGASSEKLLGRTAGIGQTWTPASFPVEFFSLGGRGRGVPIRATVAGFGPLLLSKVLGLNDTQESSLALVFHYAESQGLALLDLADLRSVLQYLTSDEGKGELDGIGGLSKATVGVILRELVVFAEAGADAFFGEPEIDTAEFLRVASDGHGVVSLLEVPGVADQPALYSTFLMWLLADLFNDLPEVGDLDRPKLVFFFDEAHLLFADASKDFLTQVVQTVRLIRSKGVGVFFVTQTPKDLPADVLAQLGSRVQHQLRAFTPDDAKALRATVSTYPTSAYDLEQVLTSLGTGEAVVTVMNEKGAPSPVAWTRLRAPQGSMAPAPDASIDAVVAASPLQAKYGAAVDRESAHELLTARMNAAAEAAQAADEAAARARADAEYAKQQEAMRAQEAKAAKQAQAEYDRIMKRTGGTSRSGSRSRSTGAAKGGGSGSMLEQVLGSKAARDMLTGVVEGIFGTRRRR from the coding sequence ATGTCTGACGACGCGGTCCAGCAGGCGAAGGCGGCGGCGGAGGCGGCGGCAGCCGCGGCTGAAGCGCTGCAGGTGCAGGCTCAAGAAGCCATCCGCAAGGCCGAAGCTGCGGCGGCGCTCGCGCAGGCCGCACTCGACGCGCAGGTCGCTGCTGAGCACGGGGCGGCTCAGTCGAGCGCAGCGGATGCCTCGGCCGCCGCCGAGCCCGAGGAATCCGCTCAGCCTGAGGCGTCAGCGCAGCCCGGGGCGTCCGCCCCGCGCCAGTCATCCGTCCAGCCCGAGGCATCCGCCCCGCGCCAGTCATCCGTCCAGCCCGAGGCATCCGTCCAGCCCGAGGCATCCGTCCAGCCCGAGGCATCCGCGCCCGGCCAGGCGACCGTCTCGCTCGATGCGCCGGTGCCGGGCGATTCGACCGCGACGCCCGGCCCGCTCGACCAGGGCGCGGTCGACGCGATCCGGGCGGGGTACCTCTTTGACGGCCCGGCGCTCGAACTCGGCGCGCTCGTCAACGGCGACCCGCTGCCGGGCGTGCCCGTGCGCATCCCGATCGCGATGACGAACCGGCACGGACTCGTCGCGGGCGCGACGGGCACCGGCAAGACGCGCACCTTGCAGCTGCTCGCCGAGCAGCTCTCCGCGGCCGGCGTCGCCGTCTTCGCGGCCGACATCAAGGGCGACCTGTCGGGTATCGCCGAGCCGGGCGCGTCGAGTGAGAAGCTGCTGGGCCGCACGGCGGGCATCGGGCAGACGTGGACGCCCGCGAGCTTCCCGGTCGAGTTCTTCTCGCTCGGCGGCCGCGGGCGAGGCGTGCCGATCCGGGCGACCGTCGCGGGGTTCGGGCCGCTGCTGCTCAGCAAGGTCCTCGGGCTCAACGACACGCAGGAGTCCAGCCTCGCGCTCGTGTTCCACTACGCCGAGTCGCAGGGGCTCGCGCTGCTCGATCTCGCCGACCTGCGCTCCGTGCTGCAGTACCTCACGAGCGACGAGGGCAAGGGCGAGCTCGATGGCATCGGCGGCCTGTCGAAGGCGACCGTCGGCGTCATCCTGCGCGAGCTCGTCGTGTTCGCCGAGGCCGGCGCCGACGCCTTCTTCGGCGAGCCCGAGATCGACACGGCCGAGTTCCTGCGCGTCGCGTCCGACGGGCACGGCGTCGTGAGCCTGCTCGAGGTGCCGGGCGTGGCTGACCAGCCGGCGCTGTACTCGACGTTCCTCATGTGGCTGCTCGCCGACCTCTTCAACGACCTGCCCGAGGTCGGCGACCTCGACCGGCCCAAGCTCGTGTTCTTCTTCGACGAGGCGCACCTGCTGTTCGCCGACGCGTCGAAGGACTTCCTCACGCAGGTCGTGCAGACCGTGCGGCTCATCCGCTCGAAGGGGGTCGGCGTGTTCTTCGTGACGCAGACCCCGAAGGACCTGCCGGCCGACGTGCTCGCCCAGCTCGGCTCGCGCGTGCAGCACCAGCTGCGCGCGTTCACCCCCGACGACGCGAAGGCGCTGCGCGCGACGGTGTCGACCTACCCGACGTCGGCGTACGACCTCGAGCAGGTGCTCACCTCGCTCGGCACGGGCGAGGCGGTCGTCACGGTGATGAACGAGAAGGGCGCGCCGAGCCCGGTCGCGTGGACCCGGCTGCGGGCGCCTCAGGGCAGCATGGCGCCGGCTCCGGATGCCTCGATCGACGCCGTCGTCGCGGCGTCACCGCTGCAGGCGAAGTACGGGGCGGCCGTCGACCGGGAATCGGCGCATGAGCTGCTGACGGCACGCATGAACGCGGCCGCCGAGGCGGCGCAGGCGGCCGACGAGGCCGCGGCGCGCGCGAGAGCTGACGCCGAGTACGCGAAGCAGCAGGAGGCGATGCGGGCGCAGGAGGCGAAGGCGGCCAAACAGGCGCAGGCCGAGTACGACCGGATCATGAAGCGCACGGGCGGGACGTCGCGCTCGGGTTCGCGGAGCCGCTCGACCGGCGCGGCGAAGGGCGGCGGCTCGGGGTCGATGCTCGAACAGGTGCTCGGGTCGAAGGCTGCGCGTGACATGCTCACCGGCGTGGTCGAGGGCATCTTCGGCACCAGGCGTCGCCGGTGA
- a CDS encoding sulfate/molybdate ABC transporter ATP-binding protein, translating to MSGVAGEPRSLGRSAAAAGRLDAHLHGRRGSLEFEFVLSLEPGEVLAVLGPNGAGKSTLLECLAGLLLPTGGHLELDGRALFRAAGAGDAGGESARGASEHVRIPGKRTDDAAKTSDRSRAGRRGHASRGLSVPTARRGIGLLGQDPRLFPHLSARDNVAFGPAFGRYGERMPRARARSQADAWLARVGLAGLGDRRPRELSGGQQQRVAIARALAARPAVLLLDEPLASLDVEVAPGIRRLLREQLRATGTSAVLVSHEVLDAVGLADRIAVVDRGRIVETGPTARVLQAPRTPFVAALAGVNLIVGVARDGQIVVGEHAFAGAAGPAADRAAIPIGVVPGGSLPDETSGGAGAGGGAGAGGGADAVPPDSRSMPLVDGVRAAAVFRPSSVIVATSRPEGTSLRNIWSDRIVTIEPAPGGARLRFAAPPLAAEVTAAALADLGLREGDRVWLAVKASEVGLHSLD from the coding sequence GTGAGCGGCGTCGCCGGTGAGCCGCGCAGCCTTGGCCGGTCCGCTGCGGCAGCCGGGCGCCTCGACGCGCACCTTCACGGCCGCCGCGGCAGCCTCGAGTTCGAGTTCGTGCTGTCGCTCGAACCCGGTGAGGTGCTTGCCGTGCTCGGGCCGAACGGTGCCGGGAAGTCCACCCTGCTCGAATGCCTCGCCGGTCTGCTCCTTCCGACCGGTGGGCACCTCGAGCTCGACGGCCGAGCCCTCTTCCGCGCGGCCGGCGCGGGCGACGCGGGTGGCGAGAGCGCACGCGGCGCGAGCGAGCACGTGCGTATCCCCGGCAAGCGCACGGACGACGCCGCCAAGACAAGCGACCGTTCGCGGGCCGGCCGTCGCGGTCACGCCTCGCGGGGGCTCAGCGTGCCGACCGCCCGGCGAGGGATCGGGCTGCTCGGCCAGGATCCGAGACTGTTCCCGCATCTCAGCGCGCGTGACAATGTCGCGTTCGGTCCGGCATTCGGTCGATACGGTGAGCGGATGCCTCGGGCTCGCGCCCGTTCGCAGGCCGACGCGTGGCTCGCCCGAGTCGGCCTCGCCGGCCTCGGTGACCGGCGCCCGCGGGAGCTCTCGGGCGGGCAGCAGCAGCGCGTCGCGATCGCTCGGGCGCTCGCCGCACGCCCCGCGGTGCTCCTGCTCGACGAACCGCTCGCCTCGCTCGACGTCGAGGTCGCTCCCGGGATCCGGCGACTGCTGCGCGAGCAGTTGCGCGCGACCGGAACGTCGGCCGTGCTCGTCAGCCACGAGGTGCTCGATGCCGTCGGGCTCGCTGACCGCATCGCCGTGGTCGACCGCGGCCGCATCGTCGAGACCGGCCCGACCGCGCGGGTGCTGCAGGCTCCACGCACCCCGTTCGTCGCGGCGCTCGCCGGGGTGAACCTCATCGTCGGCGTCGCCAGAGACGGACAGATCGTGGTGGGGGAGCACGCGTTCGCGGGCGCCGCGGGTCCTGCGGCCGACCGAGCGGCGATCCCGATCGGGGTGGTGCCCGGTGGGTCGCTGCCCGACGAGACGTCGGGCGGTGCCGGTGCCGGTGGCGGTGCCGGTGCGGGTGGTGGGGCCGACGCGGTGCCTCCCGACTCCCGCTCCATGCCGCTCGTCGATGGGGTGCGAGCCGCGGCCGTGTTCCGCCCCTCATCGGTCATCGTCGCGACGAGCCGCCCCGAGGGGACGAGCCTGCGCAACATCTGGAGCGACCGCATCGTGACGATCGAACCCGCCCCAGGCGGTGCACGTCTCCGATTCGCCGCGCCGCCCCTCGCGGCCGAGGTCACTGCCGCCGCGCTCGCCGACCTCGGCCTCCGCGAGGGCGACCGCGTCTGGCTCGCGGTCAAGGCGTCCGAGGTCGGCCTGCACTCGCTGGACTGA
- a CDS encoding DUF5615 family PIN-like protein, with translation MKLLVDANLSPTVANELRAGGFHATHVGDVGLLTAPDIEISAFAVSIGATVVSADSDFATLLALSGAIAPSLLLLRSSDHLAPSEQAALLLANLPSVIEDLENGAVASIGRGHIRVRPLPVK, from the coding sequence ATGAAGCTCCTGGTCGACGCGAACCTCTCGCCGACCGTTGCCAACGAACTCCGCGCCGGCGGATTTCATGCGACCCACGTTGGAGACGTGGGGCTGCTCACCGCGCCGGACATCGAAATCTCGGCGTTCGCTGTCAGTATTGGTGCCACCGTCGTTTCAGCGGACAGCGATTTCGCGACACTGCTCGCTCTCAGCGGCGCGATCGCGCCGTCGTTGCTGCTCTTGCGGTCGTCAGATCACCTGGCACCGTCGGAGCAGGCGGCCTTGTTGCTCGCAAATCTGCCCTCGGTGATCGAGGATCTTGAGAACGGCGCGGTCGCGTCGATCGGTCGCGGCCACATCCGCGTCAGGCCACTGCCCGTGAAGTAG
- a CDS encoding acetate/propionate family kinase yields MSVVLVVNSGSSSFKYQLIEVDTSRTLASGLVERIGGTGGRARHTDATADGGEGASWDLEVDAPDHFAAFDVMLEAFAAHGPSLASHAPVAVGHRVVQGGARFFEPTIITDLVKINIDELSALAPLHNPANLAGIDAAQRAFPDVPHVAVFDTAFHQTMPPAAYTYAIDREVAAKHRIRRYGFHGTSHQYVSRAAAEYLGRPAAELRMIVLHLGNGASACAVSGGRSVETSMGMTPLEGLVMGTRSGDLDPAILLHLQRRADLSVGEVDRLLNSRSGILGLGGHADMRDLVEAAESGDPDATLALEVYTHRVRSYVGAYAAQLGRVDAIVFTAGVGENAALVREWSLAGLEGFGVELAPELNRLRAPGARRISTDASRTAVLVVPTDEELEIARQTVAAVGPQAG; encoded by the coding sequence GTGAGCGTGGTGCTGGTCGTGAACTCGGGCTCGAGTTCGTTCAAGTACCAGCTCATCGAGGTCGACACCTCGCGCACGCTCGCGAGCGGACTCGTCGAGCGCATCGGCGGCACGGGTGGCCGTGCGCGGCACACGGATGCGACCGCGGACGGCGGCGAGGGCGCCTCGTGGGACCTCGAGGTCGACGCACCGGATCACTTCGCCGCGTTCGACGTCATGCTCGAGGCGTTCGCCGCCCACGGTCCGTCGCTCGCGTCGCACGCGCCGGTCGCGGTCGGGCACCGGGTCGTGCAGGGCGGCGCCCGGTTCTTCGAACCGACGATCATCACCGACCTCGTGAAAATCAACATCGACGAGCTCTCGGCGCTCGCGCCGCTGCACAACCCGGCGAACCTCGCGGGCATCGATGCGGCTCAGCGCGCCTTCCCGGATGTGCCGCACGTCGCGGTCTTCGACACGGCGTTCCACCAGACCATGCCCCCGGCGGCATACACCTACGCGATCGACCGTGAGGTCGCCGCGAAGCACCGCATCCGGCGCTACGGGTTCCACGGCACGAGTCATCAGTACGTGTCGCGTGCGGCCGCCGAGTACCTCGGCCGACCCGCCGCGGAACTGCGCATGATCGTGCTGCACCTCGGCAACGGGGCATCCGCCTGTGCCGTCTCGGGCGGCCGGTCGGTCGAGACGAGCATGGGCATGACGCCGCTCGAGGGGCTCGTCATGGGCACCCGGTCCGGCGATCTCGACCCGGCGATCCTGCTGCACCTGCAGCGGCGCGCCGACCTGTCGGTCGGCGAGGTCGACCGCCTGCTGAACTCCCGCAGCGGCATCCTCGGCCTGGGTGGCCACGCCGACATGCGCGACCTGGTCGAGGCGGCCGAGTCGGGCGATCCGGATGCCACGCTGGCGCTCGAGGTCTACACGCACCGCGTGCGTTCATACGTGGGCGCGTATGCGGCGCAGCTCGGCCGCGTCGACGCGATCGTGTTCACGGCGGGCGTCGGCGAGAACGCGGCGCTCGTGCGCGAGTGGTCGCTCGCGGGGCTCGAGGGCTTCGGGGTCGAGCTCGCCCCCGAGCTCAATCGGCTGCGCGCGCCGGGCGCCCGGCGCATCTCGACGGATGCCTCCCGCACGGCGGTGCTCGTCGTGCCCACGGACGAGGAGCTCGAGATCGCCCGCCAGACCGTCGCGGCGGTCGGGCCGCAGGCCGGCTGA
- a CDS encoding helix-turn-helix domain-containing protein yields MSRKNKNLVIVRAVTEQGLTHAQAAARFGVTRQWVHTLVSRYQRGGPDAVGTQSRAPKRRPVTTPEPVRARIIQLRHELTADGADAGPVTIGWHLEQEGILAPSTSTIRRILHANGLHLGIGRAHIGTNVLMLIHDAHVTTSNADTGEIIAEHTIDPSSDYQPPRR; encoded by the coding sequence ATGAGCCGCAAGAACAAGAACCTCGTGATCGTGCGCGCGGTCACCGAGCAGGGCCTGACCCACGCGCAGGCCGCCGCCCGGTTCGGTGTGACCCGGCAATGGGTCCATACTCTCGTCAGCCGCTACCAGCGCGGCGGACCCGACGCGGTCGGCACCCAGTCCAGGGCACCGAAGCGGCGACCGGTGACCACCCCGGAGCCGGTGCGGGCCCGCATCATCCAGCTCCGCCACGAGCTGACCGCCGACGGTGCCGACGCGGGCCCGGTCACGATCGGCTGGCATCTCGAGCAAGAAGGCATTCTCGCCCCATCGACGTCCACAATCCGTCGAATTCTGCATGCCAACGGCCTACACCTCGGCATCGGTCGCGCCCACATCGGGACCAACGTCCTCATGCTCATCCACGACGCCCACGTCACAACCTCAAACGCCGACACCGGCGAGATCATCGCCGAACACACCATCGATCCCAGCAGCGACTACCAGCCACCACGACGATGA
- a CDS encoding GNAT family N-acetyltransferase yields the protein MTEAVPTPSGRSGVPAALEIRPYRPCDRPQIAEICLITAAGGGDATGVYSDDALMPEVFALPYVEYAPDLAFVVAERDRPGEGAAGRVFGYVLGIADTAAFIDWYAREWAPGFRARHPSPGAPTGADPAYTEAQLVADGGDPERMRIAELDAYPAHLHIDLRPELQGHGWGRRLIATLLDALAARGVPRVHLGMDPANLGARAFYERLGFHELPSSRPDAPLLGIATH from the coding sequence GTGACCGAGGCGGTGCCGACGCCGTCGGGGCGGTCCGGCGTGCCGGCCGCGCTGGAGATCAGGCCGTACCGGCCGTGCGACCGCCCGCAGATCGCGGAGATCTGCCTCATCACCGCGGCCGGTGGCGGCGACGCGACCGGGGTGTACTCGGACGACGCGCTCATGCCCGAGGTGTTCGCGTTGCCGTACGTCGAGTATGCGCCGGACCTGGCATTCGTCGTCGCCGAACGCGACCGCCCGGGGGAGGGGGCCGCGGGGCGCGTGTTCGGCTACGTACTCGGCATCGCCGACACGGCCGCCTTCATCGACTGGTACGCGCGTGAGTGGGCGCCCGGGTTCCGGGCGAGGCATCCGTCACCGGGCGCGCCGACCGGCGCTGACCCCGCGTACACCGAGGCGCAACTGGTCGCGGACGGCGGCGACCCGGAGCGCATGCGCATCGCCGAGCTCGATGCGTACCCCGCACATCTGCACATCGATCTGCGGCCCGAGCTGCAGGGGCACGGATGGGGCCGGCGGCTGATCGCGACCCTGCTCGACGCGCTCGCGGCACGCGGCGTCCCGCGGGTGCACCTCGGCATGGACCCCGCGAACCTGGGTGCGCGGGCGTTCTACGAGCGGCTCGGCTTCCACGAGCTGCCGTCGAGCCGGCCGGATGCTCCGCTGCTGGGCATCGCGACGCACTGA
- a CDS encoding DUF433 domain-containing protein, translating into MISDRISADPSRMAGAPTVRDTRVTVSAVLGQLAAGRTMEQLLADYPYLERDDVLAVLAFAAENVQRELPFVAA; encoded by the coding sequence ATGATTTCCGACCGGATCTCGGCTGACCCATCGCGTATGGCGGGCGCGCCCACCGTGCGAGATACGCGCGTCACTGTTTCGGCTGTGCTCGGCCAACTCGCCGCGGGGCGAACAATGGAGCAACTGCTCGCGGACTACCCGTATCTGGAGCGCGATGATGTGCTCGCGGTTCTCGCCTTCGCCGCGGAGAACGTGCAGCGCGAGCTGCCCTTCGTAGCCGCATGA